A window of the Enterobacteriaceae bacterium 4M9 genome harbors these coding sequences:
- the cueR gene encoding Cu(I)-responsive transcriptional regulator has protein sequence MNISDVAKRTGLTSKAIRFYEEKGLVTPPLRAENGYRSYGQKHLDELTLLRQARQVGFNLEECGELVALFNNPARHSADVKARTLQKVAEIERHIAELSSMRKQLLELAESCPGDDSADCPIINGLSGCCHSGK, from the coding sequence ATGAATATCAGCGACGTGGCGAAACGCACCGGTCTTACCAGCAAGGCGATTCGCTTTTATGAAGAAAAAGGACTGGTGACGCCGCCGCTGCGCGCCGAAAACGGCTATCGCAGCTACGGGCAAAAGCATCTTGATGAGCTGACGCTGCTGCGCCAGGCTCGCCAGGTAGGTTTTAACCTGGAAGAGTGCGGTGAACTGGTGGCGCTCTTTAACAATCCCGCACGCCACAGCGCGGACGTGAAAGCGCGCACGCTGCAAAAGGTTGCAGAGATTGAGCGCCATATTGCCGAACTGAGCAGTATGCGTAAGCAATTGCTTGAACTGGCTGAAAGTTGCCCCGGTGACGACAGCGCCGATTGTCCTATCATCAACGGGCTGTCTGGCTGCTGCCATAGCGGGAAGTAG